The genomic DNA TTATTTTAATAATTTGTTTTTTTTAAAACATAAAAATAAAACGTAGGAAAGTCCTATTAATAGGAGTTTCCTACTCCCTCCTCTCTCCCCCAATATGTAAAGCTAACGGCTAATCACACCATCTCGGTTTGATTAGCCTTTTTTATTTACAGGGGGCAGCATGTCAGATTTACAACCAGCACAAATTACCACTGAAGAGCGCCTTGCTTTGTACCTTGCGTGTGAGAAGGCAATCTTAAACGGACACCAATCGCAGACCATTGATGGCACCACGTATACACGTGCCGATCTTCGTACTGTTCAGATGAAAATTAAAGAGCTCCAGTACGAACTTAACGCTGACAATGCTTCCTTCACACAAACACCGGTGACATTTGTATGAGTGAAGTTCAGCGTTCCAAATTTTATGACGGGTTAACAGACCTCGTATGCTCCGTGCTTGCCGTGAAAAATCCCCACGCGGCTATGCAGTATCGTGCAGAGCGGAACCAGCAGTATTTGTATGCTGCTGGTTCTCGCCAGCGGAAACCGCATGCCATGCGCCCCAACAATAAATCTGCTGATGAGCTGATCACAAAAGACATGAGCAATGCCCGCGCAGAATGCCGGCAGCTGGTTAGAAACAACCCTAACCTTGCCGGTGCGATGCGTGAAATGGGCAACAATGTTGTGTTTAAAGGGATTATCCCACAAGTGCAGCTCACAGAAAAAGCTGAAAACACCAACATAGAACATGAGTGGAAACGCTGGAGCAGGCAGGTAAAGCTGCGTCGCAAGCTGAAACAGACAGTGACGCACCTGTGGCAGGATGGCGGAATATTCTGGTATTTCGCACCGTCTAAAACCTTGCATGAACGTGGCGTAGTTCCACTCAATTTAGAACTGCTTGAAGTAGATCATCTCGATCACATGCTTAATGCAGAGCTTGAGAGCGGTAACGTGATTAAACACGGAATCGAATACAACTCTGAAGGCTTTGTAGTTGCGTTCTGGCTATTTGAAAACCACCCGGGAAGTACTCACGGGATGGTGCGTGGCAGCTTGTACAAATCCAAACGCATTGATGCCAACCAGTGCCTCCTCATTGCAGATCCTGATCGCGCTTCACAGTCTCTCCCTATTCCACGACTTGCCAGTATCGTCGTTATTCTGCGTGACTTTGAGCAGTACCAGAACTTCGAACGTCTGGCTGCGCGCCTTGCAGCAGCCTTCTCCGTTATTGTGAAAGAAACTTCTGGGCAGCCACATGCCGGACGCGGCCTTGATGGTAGCGCAAGTTCTGCCACTAGTGCTGACAAGGCAAGAATCCCTGCAACAGAAGCATTCATTAATCCAGGTTCTATTACCCGCCTTCCGGAAGGACTTGACCTGGAGACTATCTCCAACCCGCGCCCTAGCAACACCTACAGCGAT from Halodesulfovibrio sp. MK-HDV includes the following:
- a CDS encoding phage portal protein; the encoded protein is MSEVQRSKFYDGLTDLVCSVLAVKNPHAAMQYRAERNQQYLYAAGSRQRKPHAMRPNNKSADELITKDMSNARAECRQLVRNNPNLAGAMREMGNNVVFKGIIPQVQLTEKAENTNIEHEWKRWSRQVKLRRKLKQTVTHLWQDGGIFWYFAPSKTLHERGVVPLNLELLEVDHLDHMLNAELESGNVIKHGIEYNSEGFVVAFWLFENHPGSTHGMVRGSLYKSKRIDANQCLLIADPDRASQSLPIPRLASIVVILRDFEQYQNFERLAARLAAAFSVIVKETSGQPHAGRGLDGSASSATSADKARIPATEAFINPGSITRLPEGLDLETISNPRPSNTYSDYSRNNLQSTSTGVGQSYETFTNDFTAASFSSVRQAISKERRGYMEQQQSLIEDALDPAFELWCKFAYLFEFISTESVPVAWQTPGWEYINPLQDANATKVLMELGLENSIDAAAARGRNYEDNVKKQARAKQLTKDAGLEDKEQTDAETA